In one Ornithinimicrobium pratense genomic region, the following are encoded:
- a CDS encoding TetR/AcrR family transcriptional regulator yields MLEDSAGADGGRPRLTRDLVVRSALAYIDAHGAQKLTMRSLGSALGVEAMSLYRHVRGREDLLEAVVAQLLRGLEDELDAELAESWQGYLQTFAHEVRRIAVQHPLAFPLVATRHPAAPWLRPPLRSLSLVENFLATLLGHGFDDAAAVHAYRVFSSFLLGHLLLEAVVNGAQASPVELALDEGEAQIPEGDAAVDLSSVPTVERLRSRLSEDHAKEEFEIGLETLIERIEFHMSQ; encoded by the coding sequence ATGCTCGAGGATTCCGCTGGAGCAGACGGGGGCAGACCGCGTCTGACCAGGGACCTGGTGGTCAGGTCCGCGTTGGCGTATATCGACGCCCACGGTGCTCAGAAGTTGACGATGCGTTCCCTCGGCAGCGCCCTGGGGGTAGAGGCCATGTCGTTGTATCGGCATGTCAGGGGCCGCGAGGACCTGCTGGAGGCAGTGGTGGCCCAGTTGCTGCGCGGGTTGGAAGACGAGCTGGATGCTGAGCTGGCAGAGTCATGGCAGGGGTACCTGCAGACGTTTGCCCATGAGGTGCGCCGGATTGCCGTGCAGCACCCGTTGGCTTTTCCCCTGGTCGCAACCCGCCACCCCGCCGCGCCGTGGCTGCGGCCACCTCTGCGCAGCCTGTCGCTGGTCGAGAACTTCCTGGCCACGTTGCTCGGACATGGCTTCGACGATGCCGCGGCGGTCCACGCCTACCGGGTGTTTAGCAGTTTCCTGCTTGGCCACCTGCTGCTGGAAGCGGTAGTCAACGGTGCGCAGGCTTCCCCGGTCGAGCTCGCCCTGGATGAGGGGGAAGCGCAGATCCCTGAGGGCGATGCTGCCGTGGACCTGAGCTCGGTGCCGACCGTGGAGAGGCTTCGGTCGCGGTTGAGCGAGGACCACGCCAAGGAGGAGTTTGAGATCGGGTTGGAGACTCTGATCGAGCGGATCGAGTTCCACATGTCTCAGTAG
- the arr gene encoding NAD(+)--rifampin ADP-ribosyltransferase codes for MSSEAREPVPFEVHEPGVYLHGTKADLCVGDLLAAGRESNFQAGRTMHYVYFTQTLDAATWGAELAAGEGRGRVYIVEPLGEFEDDPNVTDKRFPGNPTRSFRSREPLRVVGELDGWVGHPPEKLQAMRDGLEALVRHNEAHIED; via the coding sequence CTGTCCAGCGAAGCGCGGGAGCCGGTCCCGTTCGAGGTCCACGAGCCGGGCGTCTACCTGCACGGAACAAAGGCCGACCTCTGCGTCGGCGACCTCCTCGCGGCCGGCCGGGAGTCCAACTTCCAGGCTGGTCGGACAATGCACTACGTCTACTTCACCCAGACGCTGGACGCGGCCACCTGGGGTGCCGAGCTCGCTGCCGGCGAGGGGCGGGGCCGCGTATACATCGTGGAGCCGCTGGGCGAGTTCGAGGACGACCCCAATGTCACAGACAAGAGGTTCCCTGGGAACCCGACGCGGTCGTTCCGTTCCCGAGAGCCGTTGCGCGTGGTGGGTGAACTGGACGGTTGGGTCGGACACCCGCCCGAGAAACTGCAGGCCATGCGCGACGGACTTGAGGCGCTGGTGCGGCACAACGAGGCCCACATCGAGGACTGA
- a CDS encoding alpha-hydroxy acid oxidase has protein sequence MPLRRRVPTWTELRPLVRLERPSISAEARLGRASTIEDLRAMAERRTPRAVFDYVDGAAESELSMLRARDAFDAVEFRPRVLRDVAHVDASMDLLGVSGPIPLILSPTGFTRMMHHQGEWAVGRAASRAGIPYTLSTMGTVSVEDLAADVPTLQRWFQLYLWQDREASTALLRRAAAAGFETLVLTVDTAVAGQRLRDVRNGLTVPPALTPRTVAGMARHPRWWANVLTSEAIEFASLRTSGGTVADLVDRMFDPSLQQDDLAWLRQEWAGRIVVKGIQHPQDARDLVDLGVDGIIVSNHGGRQLDRAAAPLELLPEIVEAVDGRVPVLLDGGVMNGADIVAAVALGADAVMAGRAYLYGLMAGGEAGVDRALEILTTQVHRTLRLLGARRLAGVRGSGQVRLRHSTPPATTAYQGETP, from the coding sequence ATGCCGCTGCGTCGCCGCGTCCCGACGTGGACCGAGCTGCGACCGCTGGTGCGGCTGGAGCGACCCTCCATCTCCGCCGAGGCCCGACTGGGCCGTGCCTCGACGATCGAGGACCTGCGGGCGATGGCGGAGCGCCGGACGCCGCGGGCGGTCTTCGACTACGTCGACGGCGCGGCCGAGTCCGAGCTGTCGATGCTGCGGGCTCGGGACGCCTTCGACGCCGTCGAGTTCCGGCCCCGCGTCCTGCGCGACGTCGCCCACGTCGACGCGAGCATGGACCTGCTCGGGGTGAGCGGCCCCATACCGCTGATCCTCTCGCCGACCGGCTTCACCCGGATGATGCACCATCAGGGGGAGTGGGCCGTGGGTCGCGCCGCGTCGCGAGCTGGCATCCCCTACACCTTGTCCACGATGGGCACGGTCTCGGTCGAGGACCTGGCCGCGGACGTCCCCACCCTGCAGCGCTGGTTCCAGCTCTACCTGTGGCAGGACCGCGAGGCTTCCACCGCCCTCCTCCGCCGAGCCGCCGCGGCCGGCTTCGAGACGCTCGTGCTCACCGTCGACACGGCGGTCGCCGGGCAGCGGCTGCGCGACGTCCGCAACGGGCTGACCGTCCCACCGGCGCTGACCCCGCGGACCGTGGCCGGGATGGCCCGGCACCCGCGCTGGTGGGCCAACGTGCTGACCAGCGAGGCCATCGAGTTCGCCTCGCTGCGCACCTCCGGCGGGACCGTGGCCGACCTCGTCGACCGGATGTTCGACCCCAGCCTGCAGCAGGACGATCTAGCCTGGCTGCGCCAGGAGTGGGCCGGGCGGATCGTGGTCAAGGGCATCCAGCACCCCCAGGACGCCCGTGACCTGGTCGACCTCGGCGTCGACGGCATCATCGTCTCCAACCACGGCGGCCGGCAGCTGGACCGCGCAGCCGCACCCCTGGAGCTGCTCCCCGAGATCGTCGAGGCGGTCGACGGTCGGGTGCCGGTCCTGCTCGACGGTGGCGTCATGAACGGCGCCGACATCGTGGCCGCCGTCGCGCTCGGCGCCGACGCGGTCATGGCCGGCCGCGCCTACCTCTACGGGCTCATGGCCGGGGGAGAGGCCGGCGTGGACCGCGCGCTGGAGATCCTCACCACCCAAGTCCACCGCACCCTCAGGCTGCTCGGCGCCCGCCGGCTCGCCGGCGTCCGTGGCTCGGGCCAGGTCCGGCTCCGCCACAGCACGCCCCCCGCCACCACGGCATACCAAGGAGAAACCCCATGA
- a CDS encoding ABC transporter substrate-binding protein, giving the protein MKNVTMAVALTGALALTLTACGDDGGSGSGGDGALVGEGTGADCTIEEAIPVGAALSLTGAAASYGASQQKGLELAAEELNEVGGVTYDLTIEDDQTDARQGISVFETLTADSSIIIGPTLSNTAFQAQPVAQEASVPVMAISNTAAGITEQGNYIFRNALTEAQVIPQTVRAAVEAYDLESVVVMYSNDDAFTEDGYKVFAETLEEDGIDVAATLTFSKADTDFRALLTEAANAEPDAIMVSGLIEAAIPLVTQARELGLDVPIVGGNGFNNPQLMADAGEAAEGVVVGAAWNSASEGELNNAFKADFEEEYGHGPDQFAAQAHAAMHIIDEAVRANCSGERDDIQDGLGQINELDTVLGPITINSDRDAEHEAVVQVIQDGQFAVLD; this is encoded by the coding sequence ATGAAGAACGTGACCATGGCCGTCGCCCTGACCGGCGCCCTCGCCCTCACCCTGACCGCCTGCGGCGACGACGGCGGCTCCGGCAGCGGCGGCGACGGCGCGCTGGTCGGCGAAGGCACCGGCGCCGACTGCACCATCGAGGAAGCCATCCCCGTGGGTGCCGCCCTGTCCCTCACCGGCGCGGCCGCCTCCTACGGCGCCTCCCAGCAGAAGGGCCTGGAGCTGGCGGCCGAGGAGCTCAACGAGGTCGGCGGCGTCACCTACGACCTGACCATCGAGGACGACCAGACCGACGCCCGCCAGGGGATCTCCGTCTTTGAGACGCTCACCGCGGACAGCAGCATCATCATCGGCCCCACCCTGTCCAACACCGCCTTCCAGGCCCAGCCGGTCGCCCAGGAGGCCTCCGTGCCGGTCATGGCGATCTCCAACACCGCCGCCGGCATCACTGAGCAGGGCAACTACATCTTCCGCAACGCGCTGACCGAGGCGCAGGTCATCCCGCAGACCGTGCGGGCGGCCGTGGAGGCCTACGACCTGGAGAGCGTCGTGGTGATGTACTCCAACGACGACGCCTTCACCGAGGACGGCTACAAGGTCTTCGCCGAGACCCTCGAGGAGGACGGCATCGACGTCGCCGCCACCCTGACCTTCTCCAAGGCCGACACCGACTTCCGGGCGCTGCTCACCGAGGCCGCCAACGCCGAGCCGGACGCGATCATGGTCTCCGGCCTCATCGAGGCCGCCATCCCGCTGGTCACGCAGGCCCGGGAGCTGGGCCTGGACGTCCCGATCGTCGGCGGCAACGGCTTCAACAACCCGCAGCTGATGGCCGACGCCGGTGAGGCCGCCGAGGGGGTCGTCGTGGGCGCAGCGTGGAACTCCGCCTCCGAGGGCGAGCTCAACAACGCCTTCAAGGCGGACTTCGAGGAGGAGTACGGCCACGGCCCCGACCAGTTCGCCGCCCAGGCCCACGCCGCGATGCACATCATCGACGAGGCCGTCCGTGCCAACTGCTCCGGCGAGCGCGACGACATCCAGGACGGCCTGGGCCAGATCAACGAGCTCGACACCGTGCTGGGCCCGATCACGATCAACTCTGACCGTGACGCCGAGCACGAGGCGGTCGTCCAGGTGATCCAGGACGGCCAGTTCGCGGTCCTGGACTGA
- a CDS encoding branched-chain amino acid ABC transporter permease, producing MQQILNGVFLGSIYALFAIGFTLVFGILDRLNLAHPAVFAVAAFVGIELVVSGGLSIWLALPLSAILGALLGLIIERVAFRPLKGRPDAHFGGLIASIGLAGMFGALLLARYGPDTRRFPPGTFPGTSYEVFGARVSLLQVVILSVAIVLMVGLTWLVAKSRLGRAMRAIAENPDAATVLGVNVDRITAITFALSSALGAVAGVMFAMYVNSAQHGMGIAIELKGLAVIIVGGMGSLPGALVGGLILGLAEVFAIAYIGASWRDMAAFALLFLLLVVRPQGLFGKKRVREV from the coding sequence ATGCAACAGATCCTCAACGGCGTCTTCCTGGGGTCGATCTACGCCCTCTTCGCCATCGGCTTCACGCTGGTCTTCGGCATCCTGGACCGGCTGAACCTGGCGCACCCGGCCGTCTTCGCCGTGGCGGCCTTCGTGGGCATCGAGCTCGTCGTCTCCGGCGGGCTGTCGATCTGGCTCGCGCTGCCGCTGTCGGCGATCCTGGGAGCGCTGCTGGGGCTCATCATCGAACGGGTGGCTTTCCGACCACTCAAGGGAAGACCCGACGCCCATTTCGGTGGGCTCATCGCCTCGATCGGGTTGGCCGGGATGTTCGGGGCACTGTTGTTGGCCAGGTACGGCCCCGACACCCGGCGCTTCCCGCCGGGGACCTTCCCCGGCACGTCTTACGAGGTGTTCGGAGCACGGGTCTCCCTGCTGCAGGTGGTGATCTTGTCCGTGGCCATCGTGCTCATGGTCGGGCTGACCTGGCTGGTGGCCAAGTCCCGCCTGGGCCGGGCCATGCGCGCCATCGCGGAGAACCCCGACGCGGCCACCGTGCTCGGCGTCAACGTGGACCGGATCACCGCGATCACCTTCGCCCTGTCCTCCGCGCTGGGCGCGGTGGCCGGGGTGATGTTCGCGATGTACGTCAACTCGGCGCAGCATGGCATGGGCATCGCCATCGAGCTCAAGGGCCTGGCGGTCATCATCGTGGGCGGTATGGGGTCCCTCCCGGGTGCCCTGGTCGGTGGCCTCATCCTGGGGCTGGCCGAGGTCTTCGCGATCGCCTACATCGGGGCAAGCTGGCGGGACATGGCGGCGTTCGCGCTGCTCTTCCTGCTGCTGGTGGTGCGCCCTCAGGGTCTGTTCGGCAAGAAGCGCGTGCGGGAGGTCTGA
- a CDS encoding ATP-binding cassette domain-containing protein has protein sequence MFTESVLVFIALNAILAASFYAVLVAGQLSLGQAGFAAVGGYGAAYLAPSPNDIGDLPALILAILIGMTLGAAAALILGLPTMHLRGVFLAIATLGFAEAVRITLINLEWTGGASGMTVPKIVTPLIAWVCCALVFYWFWRQGPSSYGRALSAIREDELAARAMGIDVGRHRLSAFVTAGAVAGLFGVLWAYFVRLLDPGDFSFAAAIDGLVTAVVGGSTVWIGPLLGSGFLTTIPEVQRAVGMDANWIRPFIASAMLLLVILFLPGGLGSLLPRFKVRAKALDQADGSVLDSGAAGLQTRKHPVPGEPVVQVQGGGKDYGGVHAVRDVDLTIGSGEIVGLIGPNGAGKTTLVNMLSGFTPASSGDFTVLGVDPNKVPVHKVAQAGVSRTFQHSKLFPRLSVLENVLVGAHSVSRPTFLRRLLWLPAAGRDEAAAIQHAANCLARVGLADKAQDDAGSLSYGDQRRLEIGRALAADPSLLILDEPAAGMNHVEADSLSELIGSLAQQGLTILLIEHNVGMVLKTCDRVVVLDFGQVIASGTPEEIARDESVIEVYLGAAEEAK, from the coding sequence ATGTTCACCGAGTCAGTCCTGGTCTTCATTGCGCTCAACGCCATCCTGGCGGCGTCCTTCTACGCGGTCCTCGTGGCTGGCCAGCTCTCGCTGGGACAGGCGGGCTTCGCGGCGGTCGGCGGGTACGGCGCCGCATACCTCGCCCCGAGCCCCAACGACATCGGCGACCTGCCCGCCCTGATCCTCGCGATCCTCATCGGGATGACGCTGGGTGCTGCAGCGGCGCTGATCCTGGGTCTGCCGACGATGCACCTGCGCGGGGTCTTCCTCGCGATCGCCACCCTGGGCTTCGCCGAGGCCGTGCGCATCACCCTGATCAACCTGGAGTGGACCGGCGGCGCCAGCGGCATGACGGTGCCCAAGATCGTCACCCCGCTCATCGCCTGGGTCTGCTGCGCGCTGGTGTTCTACTGGTTCTGGCGGCAGGGCCCGAGCAGTTACGGCCGCGCCCTGTCGGCCATCCGCGAGGATGAGCTGGCCGCCCGGGCTATGGGTATCGACGTCGGCCGGCACCGCCTGAGCGCCTTCGTCACCGCCGGTGCGGTCGCCGGGCTGTTCGGCGTGCTGTGGGCCTATTTCGTGCGCCTGCTCGACCCCGGGGACTTCAGCTTCGCCGCCGCCATCGACGGTCTGGTCACGGCCGTGGTCGGCGGGTCGACGGTGTGGATCGGACCACTGCTCGGCAGCGGCTTCCTGACCACCATCCCGGAGGTTCAGCGGGCGGTAGGCATGGACGCGAACTGGATCCGTCCGTTCATCGCCAGCGCCATGCTGCTGCTGGTCATCCTCTTCCTGCCGGGCGGTCTAGGCTCCCTGCTGCCCCGCTTCAAGGTCAGGGCCAAGGCGCTGGACCAGGCAGACGGAAGTGTCCTGGACAGCGGCGCCGCCGGCCTGCAGACCCGCAAGCACCCCGTCCCAGGCGAGCCCGTGGTGCAGGTGCAGGGCGGAGGCAAGGACTACGGCGGTGTGCACGCGGTGCGGGACGTCGACCTGACCATCGGGTCGGGGGAGATCGTCGGGCTCATCGGGCCCAACGGCGCGGGCAAGACGACGCTGGTCAACATGCTCAGCGGCTTCACCCCAGCCTCCAGCGGCGACTTCACCGTGCTCGGGGTGGACCCCAACAAGGTCCCGGTGCACAAGGTCGCACAGGCCGGGGTCAGCCGCACCTTCCAGCACTCCAAGCTGTTCCCGCGCCTGTCAGTGCTGGAGAACGTGCTCGTCGGTGCGCACTCGGTCAGCCGGCCCACCTTCCTGCGCCGGCTGCTGTGGCTGCCGGCGGCCGGCCGGGACGAGGCCGCGGCGATCCAGCACGCGGCCAACTGCCTGGCCCGGGTCGGCCTGGCGGACAAGGCCCAGGACGATGCCGGGTCGCTCTCCTACGGTGACCAGCGTCGCCTGGAGATCGGCCGGGCACTGGCGGCGGACCCGTCCCTGCTGATCCTCGACGAGCCGGCCGCCGGCATGAACCACGTCGAGGCGGACTCCCTGTCCGAGCTCATCGGCTCGCTGGCCCAGCAGGGCCTGACGATCTTGCTGATCGAGCACAACGTGGGCATGGTCCTCAAGACTTGCGACCGGGTCGTGGTGCTGGACTTCGGCCAGGTCATCGCGAGCGGGACGCCGGAGGAGATTGCCCGCGACGAGTCGGTCATCGAGGTCTACCTGGGCGCGGCGGAGGAGGCGAAATGA
- a CDS encoding ABC transporter ATP-binding protein: MNDDILQVEDLTVSYGKVRAVRGVSFTVPRGGLVTLVGANGAGKSSIINAVSGVVKPAQGKITFDGQDVTRTAAHKLVGRGLVQVPEGRQILASLTIEENLQLAAWHTKGERIKEVFERFPVLADRRGLAAGSLSGGEQQMLAIGRALVAEPSLMLLDEPSMGLAPKVVDEVFRVIEEIRASGTSVLLVEQNARRALRAADHGYVLSTGEIVQSGPAQELLEDQGIVAAYLGIEPDQPGAAQFEGGGPVTEKSDIGEVPARRSDPAPD, translated from the coding sequence ATGAATGACGACATCCTGCAGGTCGAGGACCTGACGGTCAGCTACGGCAAGGTGCGGGCGGTCCGCGGGGTCAGTTTCACCGTGCCCCGCGGCGGCCTGGTCACGCTCGTCGGGGCCAACGGCGCCGGCAAGAGCTCGATCATCAACGCCGTCAGCGGCGTGGTGAAGCCGGCGCAGGGCAAAATCACCTTCGACGGCCAGGACGTGACCCGGACGGCGGCGCACAAGCTGGTGGGCCGCGGGCTGGTGCAGGTGCCCGAGGGACGGCAGATCCTGGCCTCCCTGACCATCGAGGAGAACCTGCAGCTGGCCGCCTGGCACACCAAGGGCGAGCGCATCAAGGAGGTCTTCGAGCGCTTCCCCGTCCTGGCCGACCGTCGCGGCCTGGCCGCCGGCAGTCTGTCCGGCGGAGAGCAGCAGATGCTGGCCATCGGCCGCGCCCTCGTCGCCGAGCCGTCGCTGATGCTGCTGGACGAGCCGTCGATGGGGCTGGCGCCCAAGGTCGTGGACGAGGTCTTTCGGGTGATCGAGGAGATCCGGGCCAGCGGCACCAGCGTGCTGCTCGTGGAGCAGAACGCCCGCCGCGCCCTGCGCGCTGCCGACCACGGCTACGTCCTCTCCACCGGTGAGATCGTCCAGTCCGGGCCCGCCCAGGAGCTCCTGGAGGACCAGGGGATCGTGGCGGCATACCTCGGCATCGAGCCCGACCAGCCTGGCGCCGCCCAGTTCGAGGGCGGCGGGCCGGTCACCGAGAAGTCCGACATCGGCGAGGTTCCCGCCCGGCGGTCCGACCCTGCCCCGGACTGA
- a CDS encoding TerC/Alx family metal homeostasis membrane protein yields the protein MMLPTATTPATQTLHTIADLQLWVITVGAILVLLTLDFIITRRPHAVEMKEAIGWSAFYIALPLAFGLWVWNAHGSEIGLQYYTGYLVEKSLSVDNLFVFILILSAFAVPRALQQRVLLIGIIGALVLRTIFIAVGAVLIARFSAIFLVFGIILLITAWGVLKDALSDDHEVDVQELKAVKWAKKLWLVTDEYEGTKLTVPQQGRRALTPLGLVALAILGTDIVFAIDSVPAVYGITGDPYLVFVTNAFALLGLRALYFVLQGALSKLRYLGYGLALILAFIAVKLVLHWAHTVWPEVPGIPTITSLVVILIILVMTAVLSLWAEKRDEKRMTLVGEVDQEDTDNRPL from the coding sequence ATGATGCTGCCCACGGCCACCACCCCCGCGACCCAGACCCTCCACACGATCGCTGACCTGCAGCTGTGGGTCATCACCGTGGGCGCGATCCTGGTTCTCCTCACTCTTGACTTCATCATCACCCGCCGCCCGCACGCGGTGGAGATGAAGGAGGCCATCGGCTGGTCGGCCTTCTACATCGCCCTGCCTCTCGCCTTCGGCCTGTGGGTATGGAATGCCCACGGCTCAGAGATCGGGCTGCAGTACTACACGGGCTACCTGGTCGAGAAGTCGCTCTCGGTCGACAACCTGTTCGTCTTCATCCTGATCCTGTCTGCCTTCGCCGTGCCCCGCGCCCTGCAGCAGCGGGTGCTGCTCATCGGCATTATCGGCGCGCTGGTGCTGCGGACGATCTTCATCGCGGTCGGCGCGGTGCTCATCGCCCGCTTCTCGGCCATCTTCCTCGTCTTCGGCATCATCCTGCTGATCACCGCCTGGGGCGTCTTGAAGGACGCGCTCTCCGACGACCATGAGGTGGACGTCCAGGAGCTCAAGGCGGTCAAGTGGGCCAAGAAGCTCTGGCTGGTGACGGATGAGTACGAGGGCACCAAGCTGACCGTGCCACAGCAGGGCCGGCGGGCCCTGACTCCCCTGGGGCTGGTCGCCCTGGCCATCCTCGGCACCGACATCGTCTTCGCGATCGACTCCGTCCCGGCGGTCTACGGCATCACCGGTGACCCCTACCTGGTCTTCGTCACCAACGCCTTCGCCCTGCTCGGTCTGCGCGCCCTCTACTTCGTCCTCCAGGGCGCCTTGAGCAAGTTGCGCTACCTCGGCTACGGCCTGGCGCTGATCCTGGCCTTCATCGCGGTCAAGTTGGTCCTGCACTGGGCGCACACCGTCTGGCCCGAGGTCCCCGGCATCCCAACCATCACCTCGCTGGTCGTCATCCTGATCATCCTGGTGATGACCGCCGTGCTGAGCCTGTGGGCCGAGAAGCGCGATGAGAAGCGGATGACGCTGGTGGGCGAGGTCGACCAGGAGGACACCGACAACCGGCCGCTGTAA
- a CDS encoding M20 family metallopeptidase: MDDQQQPSRAYLDHLAAETTARMRSVTPSSSAFAGADPAMSERLERLVEHLRDDLVEIVRTLHADPETAFEEHRSVETLAGVLRQHGAEVSIGTAGVPTAFRAEVGDGEGPTIAVLSEYDALPEVGHACGHNVIAATGVGAFLGLAALLREQPDAFPGRVVLLGTPAEEGHSGKELMARGGAFDDIDAAIMVHPYGYDLADQVWLGRRLLTWTFHGVPAHASAQPFMGRNALDAASLAYQAVGLLRQQLPPVDRVHAVVTSGGTRPSVITELAEVRLYARSKYPDTLKDLSKRLDDIANGAALMTGTRVDIDWDEHAPSLPVRTNGALTERWVQAQRRRGRDPLPGGTVSETIAASTDFGNVSYRIPGIHPLIKIAPPEVALHTRGFAEAAASDEANDAAVDGAVGLALTALDYLCDAELRTAVHEDFERAGGPADVEHYFD, translated from the coding sequence ATGGACGATCAGCAGCAGCCGAGCCGTGCGTACCTTGACCACCTCGCGGCGGAGACCACCGCCCGGATGAGGTCGGTGACACCGTCGAGCAGTGCCTTCGCCGGGGCCGATCCCGCCATGTCCGAGCGCCTCGAGCGCCTGGTGGAGCACCTGCGGGACGACCTGGTCGAGATCGTGCGCACCCTGCACGCCGACCCGGAGACCGCCTTCGAGGAGCACCGCAGCGTCGAGACCCTCGCTGGGGTCCTGCGCCAGCACGGAGCCGAGGTGAGCATCGGCACGGCCGGCGTGCCGACGGCGTTCCGGGCCGAGGTCGGCGACGGAGAGGGTCCGACAATCGCGGTTCTCAGCGAGTACGACGCCCTGCCCGAGGTCGGTCACGCCTGCGGCCACAACGTCATCGCGGCCACCGGAGTGGGGGCCTTCCTGGGCCTGGCGGCCCTGCTGCGCGAGCAGCCGGACGCCTTCCCCGGCCGGGTCGTCCTCCTCGGCACGCCGGCGGAGGAGGGGCACTCCGGCAAGGAGCTGATGGCCCGCGGTGGCGCCTTCGACGACATCGACGCCGCGATCATGGTGCACCCCTACGGCTACGACCTGGCCGACCAGGTCTGGCTCGGCCGCAGGCTGCTGACCTGGACCTTCCACGGTGTGCCCGCCCATGCGTCCGCCCAGCCGTTCATGGGCCGAAACGCCCTGGACGCCGCGTCGCTGGCCTACCAGGCCGTCGGTCTGCTGCGTCAGCAGCTGCCGCCGGTCGACCGGGTCCACGCCGTCGTCACTAGCGGCGGCACCCGACCCAGCGTGATCACCGAGCTGGCCGAGGTCCGTCTCTACGCCCGGTCCAAGTATCCCGACACGCTCAAGGACCTCAGCAAGCGCCTGGACGACATCGCCAACGGCGCGGCGCTGATGACCGGGACCCGCGTCGACATCGACTGGGACGAACACGCCCCCTCCCTGCCGGTGCGCACCAACGGCGCACTCACCGAGCGGTGGGTCCAGGCCCAGCGTCGGCGCGGGCGCGACCCGCTGCCTGGCGGCACCGTCTCGGAGACGATCGCGGCGTCGACCGACTTCGGCAACGTCAGCTACCGCATACCGGGCATCCACCCGCTCATCAAGATCGCCCCGCCCGAGGTGGCTCTGCACACCCGCGGGTTCGCCGAGGCGGCCGCGAGCGATGAGGCCAACGACGCAGCGGTCGACGGGGCGGTCGGACTGGCGCTCACGGCCCTGGACTACCTGTGCGACGCCGAGCTGCGGACAGCCGTCCACGAGGACTTCGAGCGTGCCGGTGGCCCCGCCGACGTCGAGCACTACTTCGACTAG